In the genome of Paenibacillus pabuli, the window CGGCGGCTTCATCGAGAACATCCCGCGCATGCTGCCAAGCAGCGTGAATGTAGATATTGACTACGGATCTTGGCCGATTCTGCCAATCTTCAACCTGTTGCAAGAAAAAGGTGCTGTTTCGAACCGCGACATGTTCACCACATTCAACATGGGGATCGGACTTGTGCTGGTTGTGAACGAAGCAGATGCAGTTGAAGCATTGGAACAACTGAAAGCATCCGGTGAAGAAGCGTACATCATTGGACGTGTGACCGAAGGAGATGCGCGAGTAACCTTCACGGGAGCGGATGTTTAATGGCGAACTACCGTATTGCTGTGTTTGCCTCTGGTGAAGGTTCGAACTTTCAGGTATTGGTTGATGCAGCACGGAACGGAGGGCTGGGTGCATCCATAGATCTGCTGGTCTGTGACAAACCCGCTGCACGTGTAGTGCAGCGGGCACAGGATGCAGGTGTGGAATGCCATCTGTTTACTCCCAAAAATTATGATTCCCGCGAAGCCTACGAAGCTGAAATCGTGGAAGTGCTTGAATCCAAAAACATTGACCTGGTTGTTCTCGCCGGATACATGAGATTGTTGACTTCGGTAGTCGTGGATCGCTATGCAGGAAGATTGATTAACATTCATCCGTCCCTGTTGCCTGCGTTTGCAGGCAAAGATGCGATAGGACAGGCCCTGGAATATGGCGTTAAACTTACCGGGGTTACTGTGCACTTTGTGGATGGAGGCATGGATACAGGGCCGATTATTGCCCAGCATCCTGTTCCGATTTTGCCAGAGGATACGGCTGAATCCGTTAGTCGCTCCATCCATGCGGCCGAACAGAAGCTGTACCCTGAGGTTGTATCCTGGTTTGCCCAGGGATGGGTTCAACTCGAAGGTCGTCAAGTTACGGTGCTAAAACCGGTTTGATATAAGTTGGAACCTTTTACACGTTAACGGAGAGGCCAGAAATAAGCTGGAGAAGCGAAGCGCTCGCCTTTATTACTGGATTTTTACCTTTGAGAAATTGTTCGAAAAATCTGGGAATAACAGCGATCGAAAGATTATTCTGGACTCGTAGTGTTTTAGTGTAAACTCATTT includes:
- the purN gene encoding phosphoribosylglycinamide formyltransferase, with amino-acid sequence MANYRIAVFASGEGSNFQVLVDAARNGGLGASIDLLVCDKPAARVVQRAQDAGVECHLFTPKNYDSREAYEAEIVEVLESKNIDLVVLAGYMRLLTSVVVDRYAGRLINIHPSLLPAFAGKDAIGQALEYGVKLTGVTVHFVDGGMDTGPIIAQHPVPILPEDTAESVSRSIHAAEQKLYPEVVSWFAQGWVQLEGRQVTVLKPV